The proteins below come from a single Malus domestica chromosome 03, GDT2T_hap1 genomic window:
- the LOC114824019 gene encoding beta-glucosidase 12-like, with product MAMKYSRSLLFGVLLLIGFASTNSKAANTDPPVYCEFLNRNSFEPGFIFGTGSASYQYEGAVKEDGRGPSIWDTYTHKHPEKIADGSNGDVAIDQYHRYKEDVGIMKDMELDAYRFSISWSRLLPNGTLSGGVNRKGIDYYDNLIDELLRNGLKPFVTLFHGDVPQALEDEYGGFLSPRIVDHFKDYAELCYKEFGDRVKHWFTENEPYTFSYMGYAVGTQVPGRCSSWQNLNCTGGDSAIEPYLVAHHLLLAHGAAVELYKNRYQATQKGLIGITLVSDWFEPASDSKQDKDAALRSLDFMFGWFLDPLTSGDYPHTMRSIVGKRLPKFTKEQSKLLNGSFDFLGINYYTARYTSSAPNNNSLPASYVTDSRADLTTELNGVLIGPQAASDWLYVYPKGIHDLVLYTKEKYNDPLIYITENGVSELNNPELSLEEALHDTSRIDYYYRHLCYLQAAIKNGAKVKGYFAWTLLDDFEWTAGYTVRFGLNYVDYKDGLKRYPKLSAHWFKNFLKKNKFKESYSSL from the exons ATGGCAATGAAATATTCAAGATCTTTGCTCTTTGGTGTGCTGCTACTCATTGGCTTTGCATCGACAAATAGCAAAGCTGCTAATACGGATCCACCTGTTTATTGCGAATTCCTCAATCGCAACAGTTTTGAACCAGGGTTCATATTTGGCACAGGTTCTGCATCTTATcag TATGAAGGTGCAGTAAAAGAAGATGGAAGAGGACCAAGCATATGGGATACCTACACCCACAAACATCCAG AAAAAATCGCTGATGGCAGTAACGGAGACGTTGCTATTGATCAATATCACCGCTATAAG GAAGATGTGGGGATTATGAAGGATATGGAGTTGGATGCTTACCGATTCTCTATTTCATGGTCCAGATTATTACCAA ATGGAACGTTAAGTGGTGGCGTTAACAGAAAAGGAATTGATTATTACGACAATCTCATCGATGAACTCCTACGCAATG GATTAAAGCCATTTGTGACACTCTTTCATGGGGATGTTCCCCAAGCTTTAGAAGATGAATATGGTGGTTTCTTAAGCCCTCGTATTGT CGATCATTTTAAAGACTATGCGGAACTTTGTTATAAGGAATTTGGTGATCGAGTCAAGCACTGGTTCACGGAAAATGAGCCATATACTTTTAGTTACATGGGTTATGCTGTTGGTACTCAAGTACCGGGACGCTGCTCTTCTTGGCAAAACCTAAACTGCACCGGTGGAGATTCAGCCATTGAACCATACTTGGTGGCAcaccaccttcttcttgctcatGGAGCAGCTGTAGAATTGTACAAGAATAGATATCAG GCAACTCAAAAAGGCTTGATAGGGATAACATTGGTGTCAGACTGGTTTGAGCCTGCTTCGGATTCAAAGCAAGATAAAGATGCTGCCTTACGATCTTTGGATTTTATGTTTGGATG gtttttggACCCATTAACAAGTGGTGACTATCCACACACCATGCGATCAATTGTTGGGAAAAGATTGCCCAAATTCACAAAAGAACAATCCAAGTTGCTAAACGGatcatttgattttcttggaATAAATTATTATACTGCTAGATACACAAGTAGTGCACCCAACAACAATTCACTACCGGCAAGCTACGTAACAGATTCTCGAGCTGATCTTACAA CTGAGCTTAATGGAGTACTCATTGGTCCACAG GCTGCTTCAGATTGGTTATATGTATATCCAAAAGGAATTCACGATCTTGTGCTTTACACAAAGGAAAAATATAATGATCCACTCATTTATATTACTGAGAATG GTGTATCAGAGTTGAATAATCCAGAACTATCACTTGAAGAGGCCCTTCATGATACCAGTAGAATTGACTACTACTATCGTCACCTGTGTTACCTTCAAGCGGCGATCAA aaATGGCGCGAAAGTGAAGGGATACTTTGCATGGACATTGTTAGACGACTTTGAATGGACTGCCGGATACACTGTCCGATTTGGTTTAAACTACGTGGATTATAAAGATGGCCTGAAAAGATACCCAAAACTCTCAGCACACTGGTTCAAAAATTTTCTTAAGAAGAATAAATTCAAAGAAAGCTACAGTTCATTATAA
- the LOC114823638 gene encoding beta-glucosidase 12-like: MAMKYSRSLLFGVLLLIGFASTNSKAANTDPPVYCEFLNRNSFEPGFIFGTGSASYQYEGAVKEDGRGPSIWDTYTHKHPEKIADGSNGDVAIDQYHRYKEDVGIMKDMELDAYRFSISWSRLLPNGTLSGGVNRKGIDYYDNLIDELLRNGLKPFVTLFHGDVPQALEDEYGGFLSPRIVDHFKDYAELCYKEFGDRVKHWFTENEPYTFSYMGYAVGAQVPGRCSSWQNLNCTGGDSAIEPYLVAHHLLLAHGAAVELYKNRYQATQKGLIGITLVSDWYEPASDSKQDKDAALRSLDFMFGWFLDPLTSGDYPHTMRSIVGKRLPKFTKEQSKLLNGSFDFLGINYYTARYTSSAPNNNSLPASYVTDSRADLTTELNGVLIGPQAASDWLYVYPKGIHDLVLYTKEKYNDPLIYITENGVSELNNPELSLEEALHDTSRIDYYYRHLCYLQAAIKNGAKVKGYFAWTLLDDFEWTAGYTVRFGLNYVDYKDGLKRYPKLSAHWFKNFLKKNKFKESYSSL, translated from the exons ATGGCAATGAAATATTCAAGATCTTTGCTCTTTGGTGTGCTGCTACTCATTGGCTTTGCATCGACAAATAGCAAAGCTGCTAATACGGATCCACCTGTTTATTGCGAATTCCTCAATCGCAACAGTTTTGAACCAGGGTTCATATTTGGCACAGGTTCTGCATCTTATcag TATGAAGGTGCAGTAAAAGAAGATGGAAGAGGACCAAGCATATGGGATACCTACACCCACAAACATCCAG AAAAAATCGCTGATGGCAGTAACGGAGACGTTGCTATTGATCAATATCACCGCTATAAG GAAGATGTGGGGATTATGAAGGATATGGAGTTGGATGCTTACCGATTCTCTATTTCATGGTCCAGATTATTACCAA ATGGAACGTTAAGTGGTGGCGTTAACAGAAAAGGAATTGATTATTACGACAATCTCATCGATGAACTCCTACGCAATG GATTAAAGCCATTTGTGACACTCTTTCATGGGGATGTTCCCCAAGCTTTAGAAGATGAATATGGTGGTTTCTTAAGCCCTCGTATTGT CGATCATTTTAAAGACTATGCGGAACTTTGTTATAAGGAATTTGGTGATCGAGTCAAGCACTGGTTCACGGAAAATGAGCCATATACTTTTAGTTACATGGGTTATGCTGTTGGTGCTCAAGTACCGGGACGCTGCTCTTCTTGGCAAAACCTAAACTGCACCGGTGGAGATTCAGCCATTGAACCATACTTGGTGGCAcaccaccttcttcttgctcatGGAGCAGCTGTAGAATTGTACAAGAATAGATATCAG GCAACTCAAAAAGGCTTGATAGGGATAACATTGGTGTCAGACTGGTATGAGCCTGCTTCGGATTCAAAGCAAGATAAAGATGCTGCCTTACGATCTTTGGATTTTATGTTTGGATG gtttttggACCCATTAACAAGTGGTGACTATCCACACACCATGCGATCAATTGTTGGGAAAAGATTGCCCAAATTCACAAAAGAACAATCCAAGTTGCTAAACGGatcatttgattttcttggaATAAATTATTATACTGCTAGATACACAAGTAGTGCACCCAACAACAATTCACTACCGGCAAGCTACGTAACAGATTCTCGAGCTGATCTTACAA CTGAGCTTAATGGAGTACTCATTGGTCCACAG GCTGCTTCAGATTGGTTATATGTATATCCAAAAGGAATTCACGATCTTGTGCTTTACACAAAGGAAAAATATAATGATCCACTCATTTATATTACTGAGAATG GTGTATCAGAGTTGAATAATCCAGAACTATCACTTGAAGAGGCCCTTCATGATACCAGTAGAATTGACTACTACTATCGTCACCTGTGTTACCTTCAAGCGGCGATCAA aaATGGCGCGAAAGTGAAGGGATACTTTGCATGGACATTGTTAGACGACTTTGAATGGACTGCCGGATACACTGTCCGATTTGGTTTAAACTACGTGGATTATAAAGATGGCCTGAAAAGATACCCAAAACTCTCAGCACACTGGTTCAAAAATTTTCTTAAGAAGAATAAATTCAAAGAAAGCTACAGTTCATTATAA